A genomic region of Zea mays cultivar B73 chromosome 6, Zm-B73-REFERENCE-NAM-5.0, whole genome shotgun sequence contains the following coding sequences:
- the LOC100281553 gene encoding AAP6 gives MADSRRSVVYDAEGGDDHERQGTAWTATSHIVAAVVGSGVLALAWTVAQLGWVVGPLVLVGFSCVTYYTSALLADCYRYPDPVHGAVNREYIDAVRCYLDRKNVVLCGCAQYVNLWGTLVGYTITASASMIAIKRVNCFHRDGYGAAGCNPSGSTYMVVFGLFQLLLSQLPSLHNIAWLSVVAVATSLGYSFISLGLCSAKWASHGGHVRGTLAGAAAVAGRADDDKQAAFNVLLALGNIAFSYTFADVLIEIQDTLRSPPAENRTMKRASAYGLAITTVFYLALGCTGYAAFGDHAPGNILTGFAFYEPFWLVDAANVCVVLHLVGAYQVFAQPIFARLESCVACRWPDAKLINATYYVRVPPCLLLLRTSSSSSPPPTLAVAPLKLVLRTIVIMFTTLVAMLVPFFNAVLGLIGALGFWPLSVYFPVSMHMARLNIRRGEIRWWMLQAMSFVCLLISVAASIGSVHDIVHNLKAAAPFNTAN, from the exons ATGGCCGACAGCAGGAGAAGTGTAGTGTACGATGCTGAAGGCGGCGACGATCATGAGAGGCAag GGACGGCGTGGACGGCGACGTCGCACATCGTGGCGGCGGTGGTGGGCTCCGGCGTGCTGGCGCTGGCGTGGACGGTGGCGCAGCTGGGGTGGGTGGTGGGTCCCCTCGTGCTGGTGGGCTTCTCTTGCGTGACCTACTACACGTCGGCGCTGCTCGCAGACTGCTACCGCTACCCGGACCCCGTCCACGGCGCCGTCAACCGCGAGTACATCGACGCCGTCCGATGCTACCTGG ACCGGAAGAACGTGGTGCTGTGCGGGTGCGCCCAGTACGTGAACCTGTGGGGCACTCTCGTCGGCTACACCATCACCGCCAGCGCAAGCATGAT CGCGATTAAGCGCGTCAACTGCTTCCACCGGGACGGCTACGGCGCCGCCGGCTGCAACCCGTCGGGGAGCACGTACATGGTGGTGTTCGGGCTCTTCCAGCTCCTGCTGTCGCAGCTGCCCAGCCTCCACAACATCGCCTGGCTGTCCGTGGTGGCCGTGGCCACCTCCCTGGGCTACTCCTTCATCAGCCTGGGCCTGTGCTCCGCCAAGTGGGCCTCGCACGGCGGCCACGTGCGCGGCACGctggcgggcgccgccgccgtggCCGGCCGGGCCGACGACGACAAGCAGGCGGCCTTCAACGTGCTCCTCGCGCTCGGCAACATCGCCTTCTCCTACACCTTCGCCGACGTGCTCATCGAGATCCAGGACACGCTGCGCTCGCCGCCCGCCGAAAACCGCACCATGAAGCGGGCCTCCGCCTACGGCCTCGCCATCACCACCGTCTTCTACCTCGCGCTCGGCTGCACCGGCTACGCCGCCTTCGGCGACCACGCGCCGGGGAACATCCTCACGGGCTTCGCCTTCTACGAGCCCTTCTGGCTCGTCGACGCCGCCAACGTCTGCGTCGTCCTGCACCTCGTCGGCGCCTACCAGGTCTTCGCGCAGCCCATCTTCGCGAGGCTCGAGTCCTGCGTCGCCTGCCGCTGGCCCGACGCCAAGCTCATCAACGCCACCTACTACGTGCGCGTGCCGCcatgcctcctcctcctccgcacgtcgtcgtcctcgtcgccGCCGCCCACCCTCGCCGTCGCGCCGCTCAAGCTCGTCCTGCGCACCATCGTCATCATGTTCACAACGCTCGTCGCCATGCTGGTGCCCTTCTTCAACGCCGTGCTGGGCCTCATCGGCGCGCTCGGCTTCTGGCCGCTCTCCGTCTACTTCCCCGTCAGCATGCACATGGCAAGGCTCAACATCCGACGCGGAGAGATCCGCTGGTGGATGCTGCAGGCCATGAGCTTCGTCTGCCTCCTCATCTCCGTCGCAGCCAGCATCGGATCCGTGCACGACATCGTGCACAACCTCAAGGCCGCCGCGCCATTCAACACTGCAAACTGA